A window from Pichia kudriavzevii chromosome 5, complete sequence encodes these proteins:
- a CDS encoding uncharacterized protein (PKUD0E02270; similar to Saccharomyces cerevisiae YPL030W (TRM44); ancestral locus Anc_8.481) — translation MPFKVFHPFDVMNKSITLLSRRFHSYTRMAEETGNALKQQTVIKSQLQKHDAWKSGPRQNTDLTLKPDEIPNIRGEPSPLGGSWCGIFENKVEFKSEHFVTAMSNLIKSPNINSTVILRSDILRRNVFNDDDEQTETFVAANINDEPLLNEPLDNVLTRHIDDTEIKYVPINSDFKPINEFVRRMIPRNPSKDYIINQTCLLLRNRKENSYLIIYTPHISDPEEIPFYLPPAKSIGILFNEKTSKLSIYYLPFDSQDKNIFKDMAPSERPIRIAYRLLGTAKKHSNGVMNGYSKRVNHDQVVPKQIFQDRYILLKQKYAKTLVDNWCESTDPRKHVFEDIAIAAFLIEFWNLIYPDKTSFQFRDLGCGNGVLVYILIMEGYMGEGIDARARKSWDSFPKEVQKQLREQVIVPSVLLRPHPMQFAQNPYISDNGQVWKVPINDQSSHQSPTKAGSKNVQLVECYSSAELLSDARINVTEFPLNTFIIGNHSDELSCWIPLLGYPFIVIPCCSHSLSGDKTRYPVIKGLNGRTTPQEGNSTYQGLVDHVEYLAMMSGWKVEREMLRIPSTRNAAVIGYQRSEFVPKSIYEIIAMEGGATKWVENTMALMKKKPRNH, via the coding sequence ATGCCTTTTAAGGTTTTTCACCCCTTCGATGTCATGAACAAAAGCATCACACTTTTGAGTCGACGATTCCACAGTTACACCAGAATGGCTGAAGAAACGGGTAATGCATTGAAACAACAAACGGTGATCAAATCACAATTGCAAAAGCATGACGCATGGAAAAGCGGACCACGTCAGAATACGGACTTAACATTGAAACCAGATGAAATCCCCAATATTAGGGGAGAGCCATCTCCATTGGGTGGATCGTGGTGTGGTATATTTGAGAATAAAGTAGAGTTTAAATCTGAACATTTTGTCACGGCAATGTCGAATCTTATAAAAAGCCCTAACATCAATTCAACTGTTATTTTACGATCTGATATTTTAAGGAGAAATGTATTCAATGACGACGATGAACAAACTGAAACATTTGTTGCCGCaaatatcaatgatgaGCCATTATTGAATGAACCACTTGACAACGTTTTAACCAGGCATATTGATGATACTGAAATCAAGTACGTACCAATCAACTCGGATTTCAAGCCAATAAATGAGTTCGTTAGAAGGATGATCCCAAGAAACCCTTCAAAGGATTATATCATTAACCAAACTTGTTTGCTCTTACGCAACCGCAAAGAAAACTCTTATTTGATTATATACACACCACATATTTCCGATCCCGAAGAAATTCCGTTCTATTTACCCCCAGCAAAGTCTATTGGTATTTTATTCAACGAGAAGACCTCAAAGTTGTCCATTTATTACCTACCGTTTGACTCGCAAGATAAGAATATATTTAAGGATATGGCACCTTCGGAACGTCCAATTAGAATTGCTTATAGATTATTAGGGACAGCAAAGAAACATTCAAACGGTGTCATGAATGGTTATTCCAAGCGTGTCAATCATGACCAAGTTGTTCCGAAACAAATATTTCAGGATAGATACATCTTGTTGAAGCAAAAATATGCTAAAACTCTAGTTGATAATTGGTGTGAATCGACTGATCCACGTAAACACGTCTTTGAAGATATAGCAATTGCAGCATTTTTAATtgaattttggaatttgaTTTATCCAGACAAAACATCTTTCCAGTTTAGAGACTTGGGGTGTGGAAATGGTGTTTTGGTGTATATTTTGATAATGGAAGGTTACATGGGTGAAGGTATTGATGCACGTGCTCGTAAATCTTGGGATTCTTTCCCTAAAGAGGTTCAAAAACAGTTAAGAGAGCAGGTGATTGTTCCCTCGGTCTTATTAAGGCCGCATCCCATGCAATTTGCCCAAAACCCATATATATCTGACAATGGCCAGGTATGGAAAGTCCCTATAAATGACCAATCATCTCACCAAAGTCCTACGAAGGCAGGTAGTAAGAATGTTCAGTTGGTCGAGTGCTACTCAAGTGCTGAATTATTAAGTGACGCAAGGATTAATGTCACAGAGTTTCCTCTAAACACATTCATCATTGGTAACCATTCGGATGAGCTTTCATGTTGGATTCCGTTGCTTGGTTATCCGTTCATTGTCATTCCATGTTGTTCTCATAGCTTAAGTGGTGACAAAACTCGATATCCAGTCATTAAAGGACTTAATGGTAGAACTACTCCACAAGAAGGTAATTCCACATACCAAGGTTTAGTTGATCATGTTGAATACCTTGCCATGATGTCAGGATGGAAAGTTGAAAGGGAAATGCTGAGAATCCCATCAACTAGAAATGCTGCAGTGATTGGTTATCAAAGAAGCGAATTTGTACCAAAGTCAATTTACGAAATTATTGCAATGGAAGGTGGTGCAACAAAATGGGTAGAGAATACAATGGCtttaatgaagaagaaaccaAGGAATCATTGA
- a CDS encoding uncharacterized protein (PKUD0E02280; similar to Saccharomyces cerevisiae YPL043W (NOP4); ancestral locus Anc_8.491), whose protein sequence is MSTTEEKVQDDSLDRKTLFVRSIPFDITNEQLSDFFSQFAPVKHAVIVNDNENKSRGFGFVSFTSDDDTLIALQESKKKKLNDRLLRVDIAKRRERKKDDSKSSTPKKNNVAPEKIALQKTARLIVRNLPWSVKNSDELANIFKMYGPVKEAKIPKKPDGKMCGFGFVTMTKHANAEKAVKESSNLKINGREVAVDFAVSKSHWTVLKDEQPEEPVEASAEEDDSDRDSDVDGAVGTEEEEDAEEDAENDDDSDEEVHDEDVKLLELEDEEPKERKKRNRQEKFCVFVRNLPYDVTEDALKAHFEKLGEVKYALPVIDKETGLPKGTAFVAFYKNNAYEECLLNAPSVSANSILLPDDVSPFYVYEGRIMQIAPALDRDSAARMAEKSAESRKELLGRTPKESDKRNLYLLNEGRIGPNSKLAALLSKGDLDIRERSFNLRVEQLKKNPTLHLSMTRLAIRNLPRAMNDKSFKQLGRKAIVEFAKEVKEGKRHPLSKEEIDRSTKHKHFVLEKLGITDDEEKKRVSKHGVVTQAKVINEVKGSGEYGRSRGYGFLEFRDHKHALMALRWLNAHEVTKDEITNGLTEEQTKLALKEKTINRRRLVVEFAIENASVVKRRYDQISRSRTEGKTLKRKRENGEDTKEEETSKKKSGKDNKRQKVNGKNGKRGNLNKGSHVGKPRSIAEGRSENDQKLSALSEDAKRMIGKRRRQKKQKK, encoded by the coding sequence ATGTCTACAACTGAAGAAAAGGTCCAAGATGACTCATTAGATAGGAAAACTTTGTTTGTCCGTTCAATTCCATTCGACATCACTAACGAGCAGTTGtcagattttttttcacagTTTGCACCTGTTAAGCATGCCGTTATAGTCAATGATAACGAAAATAAATCACGTGGTTTTGGATTTGTGTCTTTTActtctgatgatgatactTTAATAGCGTTGCAGGAgtccaaaaaaaagaagctaAACGATAGGCTTTTGAGAGTGGATATTGccaaaagaagagagagaaagaaggaTGATTCTAAAAGCTCCACcccaaagaaaaacaatgTTGCACCAGAAAAAATTGCTCTTCAGAAAACTGCAAGATTGATTGTTAGAAACTTGCCATGGAGTGTGAAGAATTCTGATGAATTGgcaaatattttcaaaatgtaTGGTCCCGTTAAAGAAGCTAAGATTCCGAAAAAGCCAGATGGAAAAATGTGTGGGTTCGGTTTTGTTACTATGACTAAACATGCCAATGCAGAGAAAGCCGTGAAGGAATCTTCGAATCTCAAAATTAACGGTAGAGAAGTTGCTGTTGATTTTGCAGTCAGTAAGTCTCATTGGACTGTCCTCAAAGACGAACAACCGGAAGAGCCCGTAGAAGCCAGTGCCGAGGAAGATGATTCTGATAGGGATTCTGATGTTGATGGAGCAGTGGGAACcgaagaggaagaagacGCAGAAGAAGACgcagaaaatgatgatgatagtgatgaagaagttcaCGATGAAGATGTAAAATTGCTTGAActagaagatgaagaaccGAAGgaaaggaagaaaagaaacagacaGGAGAAGTTTTGTGTTTTCGTTCGTAACCTCCCATATGACGTTACGGAAGACGCATTGAAGGCacactttgaaaaattgggtGAAGTAAAATATGCATTGCCCGTCATAGACAAGGAGACTGGTTTACCAAAAGGTACTGCCTTTGTTGCATTCTACAAGAATAACGCCTACGAAGAATGTCTTTTGAATGCTCCTTCGGTTTCTGCTAACTCAATTTTGCTACCTGATGATGTTTCTCCGTTCTATGTGTATGAAGGTCGTATCATGCAAATCGCACCAGCTCTGGATAGAGATTCTGCAGCTAGAATGGCTGAAAAAAGTGCAGAGAGCAGGAAAGAACTTCTAGGTAGAACACCAAAGGAGTCTGATAAGAGAAACTTATATCTTTTAAATGAAGGTAGAATTGGgccaaattcaaaattagCCGCCCTACTAAGTAAAGGTGATCTAGATATCAGGGAAAGATCGTTCAATCTAAGAGTTGAgcaattaaagaagaaCCCAACATTGCATTTATCTATGACTAGATTGGCAATTAGAAACTTACCTAGAGCAATGAATGATAAATCCTTCAAGCAATTAGGTAGAAAAGCGATTGTTGAATTTGCGAAGGAAGTCAAAGAAGGCAAGAGACATCCTTTGTCGAAGGAAGAAATCGATAGATCTACTAAGCATAAGCATTTTGTGTTGGAAAAATTAGGAATAACAGACgatgaagagaagaagagagTTTCCAAACACGGTGTGGTTACTCAAGCAAAAGTTATCAACGAAGTTAAAGGCTCCGGTGAATATGGTAGATCTAGAGGTTATGGTTTCTTAGAATTTAGAGATCATAAGCATGCGTTGATGGCTCTCAGATGGTTGAATGCCCATGAAGTTACCAAGGACGAAATTACTAACGGTTTAACAGAAGAGCAGACTAAATTAGCgttaaaggaaaaaacaatcaacagaagaagattaGTTGTCGAATTTGCTATTGAAAATGCCAGTGTTGTGAAGAGAAGATACGATCAAATTTCGAGGAGTAGAACCGAAGGTAAAAcattaaaaagaaaaagagaaaatggagaagatacaaaggaagaagaaacatcTAAGAAGAAGAGCGGAAAAGATAACAAGAGACAAAAGGTTAATGGAAAGAATGGTAAACGAGGCAACCTCAATAAAGGTAGTCACGTTGGTAAACCTAGATCAATTGCAGAAGGTCGTTCTGAAAATGATCAGAAATTATCAGCTTTGAGCGAAGATGCTAAAAGAATGATTGGCAAAAGACGTAGAcaaaaaaagcaaaaaaaatag
- a CDS encoding uncharacterized protein (PKUD0E02290; similar to Saccharomyces cerevisiae YDR254W (CHL4); ancestral locus Anc_8.492) has translation MALKRRKLNNSGILSNSYIPPLRATQIDRELQKLPPDSLYNLTHLWLSIPSTQPVPNAYLRRKGYTKSSLADTFLTKLKSLKNFKNKTQLKKKLINTILVEFYPNGLNTLQLAQIDVQLLVDRPTSSSWISSTVKIVNGSSDIPSNEEDISNDERNDKISKLTNYTFSLDSQLFLDKFIANLANLYLTHVYISRHPYFPLIMVRVQMYDYTYHRSSATHSEVFQDLTNRALFKSEKMKFNEDLDRILNNKNNRTPNQEINTNLQRQVRLQIQPQVRSHKPFYILLPISSPHVIHSVFPPDDVCSRLILQTLETTLANDDFYKVNRPCEAKTNKLDTNTSIITSRKIRIFRDADIPKPIKNLNTMFLLRGISRFGSSLGAWAPYAEGIVDMDIFENELKHLIVQPEEMIELDGHSDDDLQGRPKAEDRKQRKIISALKFKGTLKRIKPKKLYKCNGNHGDSDDYNDASIDLEEYEQNNENFFESEQKRLQNRYASAVPINESKFEIKAQLEKKKTQGNEKDVFSFTMELTGSDVYGGLHELADQGVIDPCKIPDWLTGEVPMGGTVVNGKLRTKR, from the coding sequence ATGGCTttgaagaggaggaagcTTAACAATTCTGGGATTTTGTCGAACTCTTATATTCCACCGTTACGTGCAACCCAAATCGATCGAGAATTGCAGAAACTTCCACCTGACTCGCTCTACAACCTTACACACCTATGGTTATCCATTCCATCAACACAACCTGTACCGAACGCATATTTGCGAAGGAAAGGATACACCAAATCAAGCTTGGCAGATACCTTCTTAACAAAGTTGAAATCCCTtaaaaacttcaaaaataagacacagttgaagaaaaagctTATTAATACCATCCTTGTCGAATTTTACCCTAATGGACTGAACACATTACAGCTTGCACAGATAGATGTACAGCTACTTGTTGATAGACCTACTTCCAGCTCATGGATTTCTTCTACAGTGAAGATTGTTAATGGTTCGAGTGATATACCatcaaatgaagaagatatttCCAATGATGAACGAAACGACAAAATATCGAAATTGACTAACTATACGTTTTCCTTAGACTCACAGttatttttggataaaTTTATTGCAAACCTTGCAAACCTATATTTGACGCATGTTTATATCTCTAGGCATCCGTATTTCCCATTGATTATGGTTCGAGTCCAAATGTATGATTATACTTATCACCGATCCTCCGCAACACATAGTGAAGTTTTTCAAGACTTAACCAACAGGGCATTGTTCAAATcggaaaaaatgaaattcaatgaagatCTTGACAGAAtcctcaacaacaagaacaaTAGGACACCAAATCAAGAGATTAATACTAACCTGCAAAGGCAGGTCAGGCTTCAAATTCAGCCGCAAGTAAGATCACATAAACCATTTTATATTCTTCTTCCCATATCTTCACCGCATGTCATTCATTCTGTATTTCCACCCGATGATGTTTGTAGCCGACTAATATTACAAACACTTGAAACAACATTGGccaatgatgatttttatAAGGTTAATCGACCATGTGAGGccaaaacaaacaagttAGACACAAACACTTCAATTATCACCAGTAGAAAGATCAGAATATTCAGAGATGCAGATATTCCTAAACCAATAAAGAACTTAAACACAATGTTCTTACTGCGCGGTATCTCAAGATTTGGTTCATCTTTGGGTGCTTGGGCACCTTATGCAGAGGGAATTGTTGAtatggatatttttgaaaatgaattgaaacatttgattgTTCAGCCAGAAGAGATGATAGAGCTCGATGGACatagtgatgatgatttgcAGGGTCGACCGAAAGCAGAGGACAGAAAGCAACGCAAAATCATTTCTGCGCTTAAGTTCAAAGGGACTCTGAAAAGGATTAAGCCAAAGAAATTGTATAAATGTAATGGAAACCATGGAGATAGTGATGACTACAATGATGCTAGTATTGATTTAGAGGAGTATGAACAAAACAATGagaatttctttgaatctGAGCAAAAAAGGTTGCAAAATAGATATGCATCGGCAGTTCCCATTAACGAGTCTAAATTTGAGATAAAAGCCCAGttggaaaagaagaagaccCAAGGAAATGAGAAGGACGTTTTTTCGTTTACTATGGAACTAACAGGCTCTGACGTATATGGTGGGTTACACGAATTAGCTGATCAGGGTGTCATTGATCCATGCAAGATTCCAGACTGGCTAACCGGGGAAGTACCTATGGGGGGTACAGTAGTGAATGGGAAGCTTCGTACGAAGCGttga
- a CDS encoding uncharacterized protein (PKUD0E02300) — translation MMKPMDLKKLRPSCLAYLTRMQGRSEQMFDCSLYSNFESESSDAGYGCPEEVMQLEHSYNDTYSLTCNTKLSIDEVEMSDYTLINSTLDSSDISLLDGNISLNQSINRNKRKMTHLEGTPTKRRKVTALSIKFTNFISSDSDPLEGQEVELVVQKTPQLMSEPHHYFQQFLAEPCCTLPSPHKLQDTPQLRTRQINTHLCRLDFDPLFSDE, via the coding sequence ATGATGAAACCTatggatttgaaaaagttgaGACCGAGTTGTTTAGCATACCTTACAAGGATGCAGGGTCGTTCAGAACAAATGTTTGACTGCTCTTTGTATAGCAATTTTGAGTCTGAAAGCTCAGATGCCGGTTATGGGTGCCCAGAAGAAGTTATGCAACTTGAGCATTCGTATAATGACACTTATAGCTTAACTTGTAATACAAAACTCAGTAtcgatgaagttgaaatgAGTGACTATACTTTAATAAATTCTACCCTAGACTCTAGCGACATCTCTCTATTAGATGGAAACATTTCTTTAAATCAATCGATTAATAGAAACAAACGAAAGATGACACACTTAGAGGGCACCCCcacaaaaagaaggaaagtAACAGCTCTTTCGATTAAATTTACAAACTTTATATCGTCTGATTCGGATCCTCTAGAAGGGCAAGAGGTTGAACTCGTTGTTCAGAAAACACCCCAACTAATGTCCGAACCacatcattattttcagCAATTTTTAGCAGAACCTTGTTGCACTTTGCCAAGTCCACATAAACTTCAAGATACTCCCCAGTTACGCACGAGACAGATAAACACACACTTGTGTAGGCTGGATTTTGATCCACTCTTTTCGGATGAGTAG